GATGCCCGCGAAGTCAGCCGCTTTGGCAAGTTGCGGCTGCTGTATGAAGCCAACCCGATGTCCATGCTGGTGGAGCAGGCCGGCGGCAAAAGCAGCACCGGGCACGAGCGCGTGATGGATATCCAGCCGCACACATTGCACCAGCGCACGCCGGTCATGCTGGGCTCACGCGATGAGGTGGAACGCCTCGAAAACTATCACCAGCACGCCCGCCGTCCGCTGCCAGACCTCGTCGACGCCCTGCGTAACCTCTGGACCGAATACTGATCAGATTTGCCCCGGGTGCACGCTGCATCCGGGCACAAGGAGTTTTGTCATGCCCCTCGTTTCCATGCGCCAGTTGCTGGATCACGCCGCCGACTACCAGTACGGTTTGCCGGCATTCAACGTCAATAATCTGGAGCAGATGCGCGCCATCATGCTGGCGGCAGACCGTACCGACAGCCCGGTGATCGTGCAGGCGTCGGCCGGTGCCCGTGCCTATGCCGGTGCGCCGTTCCTGCGTCATCTGATCCTGGCGGCCGTCGAAGAATTTCCGCATCTGCCCATCGTCATGCATCAAGACCACGGCACCAGCCCGGCGGTGTGCCAGCGCGCCATCCAGCTGGGTTTTTCTTCGGTGATGATGGATGGCTCTTTGCTGGATAACGGCAAAACCCCGGCAGATTACGACTACAACGTGCACGTTACCCGCACCGTGACCAGTTTTGCCCACGCTTGCGGCGTCTCGGTAGAGGGCGAACTGGGGTGTCTGGGCAGTCTGGAAACCGGCTCAGCGGGCGAAGAGGATGGCGTGGGTGCCGAGGGCACGCTGGATCACAGCCAGATGCTGACCGACCCGGAAGAAGCCGCCGCCTTTGTCGCCGCGACCGGTGTTGATGCACTGGCCATTGCCATTGGCACCAGCCACGGCGCCTACAAGTTCAGCAAGCCGCCCACCGGCGACACGCTGGCGATCGACCGCATCCGCCAGATTCACGCCCGCCTGCCCAATACCCATCTGGTCATGCACGGCAGTTCTTCCGTACCGCAAGACTGGCTTAAAACCATCAACGATCACGGCGGCGACATTGCCGAAACCTGGGGCGTACCGGTGCCCGAGATCGTCGAGGGCATTCGTCATGGCGTTCGCAAGATCAACATTGATACCGATCTGCGCCTTGCCGCCACCGGCGCCATCCGCCGCGCTTTCGCCACCCACCGTGACGAGTTCGATCCCCGCAAATATCTGGGCAAGGCCACCGAGGCCATGCGCGATATCTGCATTGCCCGTTATGAGGCTTTTGGCGCTGCCGGCAAGGCCAGCCGGATCAAACCGGTGAGCCTGGATGCCATGGCCGCCCGTTACGCAAAAGGAAACGTCTGATGAATGCCGCCCGCTCTGAAATGCGTCAAACCATTGCCGTGATCGGTGAATGCATGGTTGAACTGCAACGCCAACCGGGCGGGCTGGCGTACCGCTTTGGTGGCGATACGCTGAACACCGCCGTTTACCTGGCGCGGCAGCTCAAACCGGCACCGTTCGACGTCGCCTATGTCAGTGCGCTGGGCACCGACAGCCTGTCAGAGGAAATGCTGGCCAACTGGCAAGCCGAAGGCATTGTGACCCGTTGGGTGCAACGTCTGGCG
The Silvimonas iriomotensis genome window above contains:
- the fba gene encoding class II fructose-bisphosphate aldolase (catalyzes the reversible aldol condensation of dihydroxyacetonephosphate and glyceraldehyde 3-phosphate in the Calvin cycle, glycolysis, and/or gluconeogenesis), yielding MPLVSMRQLLDHAADYQYGLPAFNVNNLEQMRAIMLAADRTDSPVIVQASAGARAYAGAPFLRHLILAAVEEFPHLPIVMHQDHGTSPAVCQRAIQLGFSSVMMDGSLLDNGKTPADYDYNVHVTRTVTSFAHACGVSVEGELGCLGSLETGSAGEEDGVGAEGTLDHSQMLTDPEEAAAFVAATGVDALAIAIGTSHGAYKFSKPPTGDTLAIDRIRQIHARLPNTHLVMHGSSSVPQDWLKTINDHGGDIAETWGVPVPEIVEGIRHGVRKINIDTDLRLAATGAIRRAFATHRDEFDPRKYLGKATEAMRDICIARYEAFGAAGKASRIKPVSLDAMAARYAKGNV